CTTTGCAATATCATATATGATGCTGTATCCttttataaatgatattttgagTGGCAACTTGCAGGGGTGTGTGTATGGAAATATTCTAAGTTTGTTTTAACCTTTCTAAAATTTTTGATTTAGATGTTGATCTTGTAAAATTCTTCTGTGATATTAATCACTGCATTTCTTATGGACTATATTTTCTCATCTGTAGTTAAATGCTGAAAAAAGCCCCTTCCAGAGAATATTTGTTAACCAGGTAATCTACACTGCACCAATTATTCCTGAATGCCCTTAATTTTGTCACCTTTTGGAATGTTAATTCAttagtaaatttttttgatGCTGACTTAGTCTGCAGTTTGTATTTGAGGTTTTTCTATGGGGCCAGATGTTATGACACTGTTCTTAATTTACTAgttagataaaaaatacataagaaaGTCTTCTGTTAAGTACATAGTTTATTTCATGTGAATcggattattatttttcaaattctccATATTTGATACTAAAATAAGGAAGAAATTGGTTCAGACTTCAGGaaagagtttatttttattgttttccctCTCTTTTTCTAGAACTAAACTGAATTTGGTTTATAAAATACTGTCATTGTTGAAATTAATGGGATTAAGgtagaagaaatgaaaaagagagataaaagagACTACGCAATATGTTCTCTAATGTATATTGATGTGATGTGATATGTGACTTGAAAGACGAGGCATTAAcctttgtttatatatttgattcatAATCCTTATTAAATAATGAAACAAATCATGAAAATGGAAACACTCCTAAGAGATCatcaaagatattttaaaatatttgaagatatttaaaatgatattatgaGATATTTTGATATTCTAACAGACAGATTAACTTTTCATAGTTTCGTTGCACTGGATATATTGTTATGTATCTCCAGAAGTCCTGATTGTGATAATATcctgtatatattttttatttaccaaCATGAACTGCATTTTGCTTGACAGGTAAAGCGATGTGCAGAAATGTCAAGAAAGCTACGATTCTTCGAGGATCAAATCAATAAAGCTGGTCTAATGTCTTCTCCTTCAGTCTTGCAAACAGATATTTATCTGGAGGATTTAGAGGTCCTTCTCTATTTCACTGTTTTTTCCCCATCAGATGTGATCATTGTCCTAGGttgttttcaatatatatatatatatatatattgtctgGCTCCCAGCAATAACATGATAAACTTAAGTTGGTTGTCTGCACTTTTACCAATTTACGTGGATGGTTATCACCATTGAATCTGACACTGTAAGTTCTGTTGATTTGTCTTAAAACAGATACAACTTGCTGAGCATGAACATGAGCTAATTGAAATGAACTCTAACAGTGAGAAACTTCGGCAATCATATAATGAACTCCTGGAGTTCAAGATTGTATTACAAAAGGTATTTTCCTTAGATATTTGTGGTGAGCATACTCTCTTTGAAAGTACTGGAGGTTTTGATATGCTCCCTGTTATTTTTTGGTTATGCTAGTTTCTCCTGTTTGAATTCAGTTAGCCAATAGGGGTCTTTCTGATTGTAACTCAGCATTAGTTATTGGAgattcttttttgttgattcACTTTTCTACTATACTTCTGATATTAATGTATTCTGTCAAATatcaatgatattttatttttaattataaatataattctgttctttttgataaaaaatactaCCTGCATACTTTCTCTCATGTACATATGAGATATAATATTGTGGGCATGTTTCAGGCATGTCGTTTTCTTGTTTCAAGTCATGGCAATGCTTTTTCAGAAGAGAGAGAACTGGAGGAGAATGTTTTCTCAAATGGAGACTATATTGAGACACCATTTTTGTTTGAGCAGGTTCCTTGTAACATCTCTTAttacttttgatctttttctgCTATAAAAACTGTAAATTCTGTtacaagttttttattttttttcaattttatcttgTAATGTAAGTGAACCGTTATAAATGGTTTATTTTACAGGAAATGAGGCATGCACCATCAGATCAATCTGGTTTAAGATTTATCAGTGGGATAATTTGTAAATCCAAAGTTCTTAGGTTTGAAAGGATGTTGTTTCGTGCCACAAGAGGCAATATGCTTTTCAATCATGCACTAGCCGATGAACAAATCATGGATCCTATTTCAACTGAGATGGTTTTATTCCTTTCTTATCAATTTAAAGAATATTGATAATTTGGCTGTAGCTCTGTTAATCtgtatttaatttgttattactTTAACCAATCCCGTGCCCAGTTTGTTTACTTCCCTAATAATTTATCCTCTGTTCTCCTGATGACAGATTCCTGATCTTTTCAGGTTGAGAAAATTGTGTTTGTTGTGTTTTTCTCTGGGGAGCAAGCAAGAACCAAGATTCTGAAAATTTGTGATGCATTTGGTGCAAATTGTTACCCTGTTCCTGAAGATATAAGTAAACAGAGGCAAATAACTTCGGAGGTATGTATGCTCAGATTAAGAAGATATTTTTCCTCTTCGATTATGCATACTCTTCTATCATGACATAGGGGCCATGTGTACTCTAGTttcttgataaaattgagtttttttgcTGCTACAGTTTATGTGGGGAAAAAATTGTTGTCTGAACTTCAATATGTTTATATTGTTGAGATCTCACTTCAACTAGAGATATATGACTAATGTGGTCCTTATAAGGCTTGGACATTCCTCACCTTATAAGCTGGTTTTGTGGGGTTAAGTCCTAATTCCAAATTCGAAGATTATATCAAATCTTATCCTAGATCCGTTTTTGGGTCACCTATATTTGTCTACGCTGTAGATGTTTATTCCTAGGCATGGGGAAGTGTTGTTATTGGTCTGCAAATAGTCAAGTACGCAAAGAGATAGAGAGAGGGTGCCAGAAGTAGAACATGGCAAGAGAGCTGACTaattggaaaaagaaaataatcatgAAAATAAAGTGGAGCTCCATATTTAAGGAAATACAGCAGCTGAAGTGGCAGGCCACTGGTACTGCTCCAATATCATGTTCAGCTTACAAGGTTTAGgtaggaaaaaaaggaaaagagaaaatggAGGTTGAATAATCTGAATTTGATTCGATGCGATACAAAAAGACAAAGAAGTAAACCctattgataatttaatatgaatGCTAGAATCCTAAGTTTAATCGATTAAGGAAACAAATCATGACATAATGAAATATGAAAACCATTTCTAGAGATATTCTAAGCAATTCTAAGATACTATAGTGATATCAGAGAATATCTTTTCTAGATATTCTAATAGAGAttgtatgatttctaatagaGAATATAGTTTATGGTTACAGGTTTCATCCCGTCTTGCTGACTTAGAGGCAACTCTGGATGCTGGGATTAGGCATCGGAATAAGGCTCTAGCTTCTGTAGGAGGCCATTTAACAAAATGGATGGACATGGTAAGAATTAGCTACTGAATATATTCTTGTTCCTTGTGATGTAGCTGCACGGCATTCCTAATACTTGATCTGCCTTTGCAAGTGATGGGTATTTTATTATGAACCTATAGCTCTCATTCTTATCATCTTGTCCTAGGTAAGAAGAGAGAAGGCTGTGTATGATACACTGAACATGCTAAATTTTGATGTCACCAAAAAATGTCTTGTTGGAGAGGGCTGGTGCCCTATATTTGCAAAAACACAGGTATCTTTCCCCCTTCAAATTTGTTGGAtcctcactatttttttttccctttaatttTTTAGGACTTCAAAACTTTGATTCCTATTGCCCATTAAAGAGATTGCATCTTTTGATTTTCCAGATTCAGGAGGCACTGCAGCGTGCAACTTTTGACAGTAGTTCTCAAGTTGGCATAATCTTTCATTCAATGGATGCACTGGAATCACCACCTACATATTTTAGGACCAATAGTTTCACAAGTCCATATCAGGAAATTGTTGATGCATATGGGTGAGcctaatatataatatgtttattAGCTGCAACATGAGTATGTTAATGTATTgaaataaattactttctttGAAGTTAGAAATGCATGACGATGTGCTATGCCCATGTCAATAGATCAATAGGATAGAACTGCTATTTTGCGATTTTGCTATAAAAACTGAAAAGACTCCTAGTCCTAATGAGCCTTGTACTTGGCAGTGTTGCAAGATATCAAGAAGCAAATCCTGCAGTTTATACCACTATTATATTCCCATTTCTTTTCGCGGTTATGTTTGGTGACTGGGGTCATGGAATTTGCCTGTTGCTGGGAGCGTTGGTTCTTATAGCACGTCAAAGCAAGCTCAGCACTCAGGTAATGCCATTCTAACTTTGACATAAATAAAGTAGCAATGGGAGGATTAtaccaaaaaatataatgagTGTGTTGTCATTATGGTTAGTTAATCTTTGCGAAAAAACTTATTAATGATATATCAAATTTGATCGAGATTCTTTTCCATCTGATTGAAGTAGGATCATCGTATTAATGTTCAGAGTTGAGTATCCAGTGTTTTCTATGATTTAGTTGATAAACACCACAAtagttgacatttttttttataattattatgattttatgtCTTTAAATATCTTGAAATGTATTATGGTTGGTAATAAATCTATTGTACTGCATACTAGTGTAAATGAGTTGCACAATATCCTTTATTTTTGTTCTGTTCTTGGCATTGGAATTAAGTACCTAACAATTATATTTGATTTCTGCCAGCGACTTGGAAGCTTTATGGAGATGCTATTTGGTGGGCGTTATGTGCTACTTTTGATGTCACTATTTTCAATCTATTGTGGGTTAATCTACAATGAATTCTTCTCAGTTCCTTATCACATATTTGGTCCATCTGCTTATAAATGCCGAGATAACTCATGCAGGTgtcttttatttctctctctcttttgtgccagttttatttcttttttttggtttccattATGTAGATAAACAATGCATTAGTTGTTTGTGTTTTAGGTTGCCCtttctattttctgttttttaattgaaacataCAATCAACCATTCAATTCCTGGTAATGACTCCTTGATTACTGAATTCTATTTTTGCTAAAATACAAATGTTGATTCAAATCATTCTGCTATGCAGCAGTCATGTATCACCAATTCCATCCTGGGAAGAATCTTTTGGCTTGACACCATCAGATGTGTTTAGTCACACTTCTAAGAGAGTTGCCTTAATGTCTAATTGTCTGTATCTTATGACTGTTTACCTTGAAAAACTGAAGTTCTTAAATTGATTctcatttcacttaaaaatattACCTTCAAATCTGCATCatcagaaataatttcatttgcaTCTCTTCCACAGTCTGCACTCTTCAGTTATGCTTTCTGTTTTTGCTCCTTTCCTCCTTCAAATTGTGCTAATTTTTTGCTATATTGTCAGAGCTTGCATCAATTGGAAAGTTGTTTTCTAGCCAGGTTTTAACTTggtgtgtgattttttttatcattctccaCCCCAGGGATGCACATACTATTGGCTTAGTAAAATACCGAGAACCATATCCATTTGGTGTGGATCCCAGTTGGCGGGGAAGTCGTTCAGAGTTGCCTTTTCTAAACTCTCTCAAGATGAAGATGTCCATTCTGCTGGGTGTGGTGCACATGAACTTGGGAATTCTTTTAAGTTATTTCAATGCTCGTTTCTTTGGCAATTCGCTGGATATAAGGTGCTCGCTTTTCTTCTAACTTCTCCCAGCAGTTACTTTTTGCTTTCCTTTGAGTAGAATGTTGTAACTTAATCTTCATGATGCTTTTAGGTACCAGTTTGTGCCCCAGATGATTTTCCTTAACTGTCTATTTGGGTATCTTTCCCTTCTCATCGTTGTCAAGTGGTGTACTGGCTCTCAGGCAGACCTTTATCATGTAATGATTTACATGTTTTTAAGCCCTTTTGACAATCTTGGTGAGAATCAATTATTCTGGGGCCAAAGACCACTTCAAGTATGATTCACTTCTTTGCTTCTTTATTGCTTAATAATTGTTGTTCCATTTCCTATTTTACATCATTCCAAATTACTGTTTATGATATGCAGGTTGTGTTATTGCTTTTGGCTGTAATTGCAGTTCCATGGATGCTCTTTCCAAAACCTTTTATACTAAAGAAGCTTCATAATGAGGTGCCGCTTTTGCCTCCCATGTGTGTGATTTTATTGCTTGAATATTGAGAACTTTGTTCACTAAAATTCttgtttacattttaatatgcCTACATTACATATAAATCCTTGTTGGTTCAATTTCCCCTTTCGACTGGATTTTTGCTTAAGGTtgtcaaatttaaattctcttttGAGGTCCATTATAAGATCATTTTTCTTCAGACTAAAATATGCTAGTTTCAAAACACTTACAACTTCTATTGGCTATACAGACATTGTTTTAGCTATATAGTTGCCCTTGTCCTATACTTTTGATGGCATCTAGTTATTAAAGAAGCAATGCGGGGAGTTTGTGAAGATtattaatcttttatctttgaTGATAATATAGAGATTTCAAGGACGCACTTATGGTGTGCTTAATAACTCTGAGGTTGATCTTGAGTTGGAACCAGATTCTGCCAGGCAACATCATGAGGAATTCAATTTCAGTGAGGTTTTTGTTCACCAAATGATTCACTCCATTGAGTTTGTTCTAGGTTCAGTTTCAAATACAGCCTCATATCTACGACTTTGGGCATTAAGGTTTGGTCAGCTATGATTGTCTCATTGCATTGGGTCCTTAttatatcaaaaaaatttatcctttgttgatatttttttacctctttgcAGCTTGGCTCACTCAGAACTTTCCACCGTTTTTTATGAGAAAGTCCTGTTACTTGCTTGGGGGTGAGTTTGATTCATAAACTTTCATTAATACAATGTACTATTTTTTGAGCTCTTTATTgagattttctatttttttatttatttttggatccCCCTCCCCATCCAATGTGCATCCTGTAATAGACAAGAAAActgtaatttataattaaacttaTCTGAATGGTTATCATGAAATGCCAAATAAAGGAAGGTTTTAATAGTCCACAAAACTTCACTTGATCTTTGGGCAGAGAGGAATCTAAGTACAGCATCAggaaaatgtaatatttttattgtgtgAACATGAAGAAGAAGGGTGCTGGCAATAAATGGCatcatttatatttatcaaattgcataaattttttatgttaaagtaCTTTTTTTATGTTCAGTCTTGGGTGGTAATAGCATACCTTAGTTTTGATGAATTTTCTTGTTACCGTGAAAGTAACCTTCATAGATATTATTATTCCTAGTTTGAGATCATAGTATGGAATGGGTATCATTGTGGTGGACAGTTAGAAACTTTTTTTCAACAGGGATAAGTCAGTAAGATATTTCTATGGTGCAGAGTAGTTTTTGAACAGATAAATGTATTTATGGCTTATTCTATTGGTGCTATTGTCATTAAAAGTATGACTGACAAAAGTATCTTAATCAATACCTGTGTAGCCATTAATGAATTTTGCACGAGCCACTTGCtagtcttttttttgtttaattcttCACTTGCTAGTTTATATTAGTGTGACTTCTGATGAGCACCTGATTCGGAGTTGTGAAGATACAACTATGCAACTAGTCTCCACatattgtaaatataaaaattatgtatgtTTTTGGAGTTAAATTGAAGAAATTTTAGTTAAAACTAATTCAGAGCTGCATGAAAAAACCCTCTTTCATGTCTGCATTCTTTTGTTGGATATTTTAGGCTTATGACTTATCCATGTATTATGTTTGCATTCCTTTTTggcatttttctctatttaattgTTGATATCATCGTTCATTAACAGGTATGACAATCTTGTCATTCGGTTAGTGGGGCTAGCTGTTTTTGCCTTTGCAACTGCCTTTATACTACTAATGATGGAGACTCTCAGCGCTTTTCTTCACGCCTTGCGTCTTCACTGGGTAGAATTTCAGAATAAATTCTACAGCGGTGATGGCTACAAGTTCAAACCTTTTTCCTTTGCCTCCTTAACAGAGGATGAAAATTGATCCGTTTTTGTCTTTCTTGGTCTATTGGCAAATATGTGCAAAGAGTATATACGTAACTAGAAGGAACACGGCAAGAATTTGTGGGATTCAATTTAGTGGTTACTATGGGTGCTGGGTTTGGCCTAGCAACAATATCCAAGCCATTTTTCCCGTGGCTACTGCTGGAGTATTGGACTgcatctaatttttctttttctttcttagaGTAGGAAAATGGGAAGAGATTAGTGAATGGAATTGTTAGACTAATTTTGTGAAAAAGAAGTCCATCTTAGTTTAGCTATTGGTTATTTGGgattacacatatacacataatgTAGCGCGGGCTTTCCTAGGATGTAGTCATGTATGactctgatttttttttgtaatgattAATCACAAGTTTTAATCCCATCTCTTTTGCAAGGTTTAGTCAGAAAACATGATGCCATATGTATGAATTTGTCATGTAAGCCGGCCGGACCCTaggaataaaatttgaattagttTGTGAGCCTCTTCGGTAATGAAATAAGTGATGTTacacacctttttttttattgcttttatTAGCAGTTCTGTCTGGTTTTGTATTATCTGAGTAATTCATTCAATAACAATACATGCATTTAcattttatacacaaaaaatcatattacCATGTCCctctaaaataaaagatttcatGTAAATAGTATTTCAAATACTCgttttataaagaaataaaaataataataataataataaatagaatcTAATGTAGGATGAAATGGAGTTAGAATTCCAAAAAATGTATATGAATTTCCTATTTCTTAATGTATCTCTAGCAATTCCTAATATGAATGTtctgaaattataattattagttatttcAATCCTTcaaattatgaagaaaaaagtCCTTAAAATCATCAACACGCTGAAACTAAAATAACTAGCTTTTGGATCTTGTGTGGATTTGGGGTGAAAAGATTGAAATACGTGGCTTTGTAAATTGGAACTAGACAGGTACTAATCATTAGTCATTTAgtttctaataataaaaatttatcaatttgatcTTAACTTTTGATCGTTATTAGTCATTTTAATGGGTATCAATCTAGTTCCTAATTTTGCTATGCATTAGTCAACTTGAGTCTTAACATTATTGAGTAAATTGACTTATGATTGCAAATTCTCAGTCTAGATTGAATTTGTAATGTTAAGGACTAAATTCACCAGTGATACCAATTTCAGGGATTAAATTGGATGACAATTATAAAAGTAAGATTCTTTAATatgcattataaaaaaatatatatactattaCATGGGTGGAttcttaaatattcaaattgtgATCAATACTACAAGAAATTACGACAAAGAAATGAATATTGTTAATTCAATCTTAAACTAATATTTGTAACTTAATCTTGATAaccattttattgtttttggttGAAAATGCATTAGAGATGTCTCTCCAAGCATCGAatttacaaaagaaagaaagaaaaaaagttgaacgagtagtaaagaaaagaaagagataaaaataggCTAATAGATCCATTTAGAAAAGTGGTAAGGTGATTAATAGAGccccaacaaaaaattatttttggttcTTATCAATCACCAAACTACCCTTCTCTGTCTCATCCTTCTCCACCTCTCAtatcttcattttctctttctatttccctttctttatacattttttctcttttttcttttcctctcttCATTCACATGttcttaggttttttttttttcatactcaAAACagaatgatgattttttttccacaacgaaatcaatttcatttttttcgattttgttGTTACTCAATGAAATAAgatttcattggttttgttacACAATGAAGTTAAAATTTCATTGTCTAGTGcattgtaacatttttttaagaaaaaaatattaaatagaagTGTTTGTTGTATGTACTAGATTTACACTTTCCttgtattgttattttttgaTCCCTTGCTTAACtgaatcatgatttcattgtgGAGTTTTTCCTTTATATTAAAATGTCTATGAAATAGTGATTCTTAAGATGGTGCAAGAATTTTGTATAAAGGAAATCTTGTGCACAATTCTCATATTTCTTGTTATACAACAAAATCACGATCTCATAGTACTATTacgaaataaataattttaa
Above is a window of Glycine soja cultivar W05 chromosome 12, ASM419377v2, whole genome shotgun sequence DNA encoding:
- the LOC114379703 gene encoding V-type proton ATPase subunit a1-like — protein: MDRFFGNLPPMDLMRSETMTFVQLIIPAESAHRAINYLGELGLLQFRDLNAEKSPFQRIFVNQVKRCAEMSRKLRFFEDQINKAGLMSSPSVLQTDIYLEDLEIQLAEHEHELIEMNSNSEKLRQSYNELLEFKIVLQKACRFLVSSHGNAFSEERELEENVFSNGDYIETPFLFEQEMRHAPSDQSGLRFISGIICKSKVLRFERMLFRATRGNMLFNHALADEQIMDPISTEMVEKIVFVVFFSGEQARTKILKICDAFGANCYPVPEDISKQRQITSEVSSRLADLEATLDAGIRHRNKALASVGGHLTKWMDMVRREKAVYDTLNMLNFDVTKKCLVGEGWCPIFAKTQIQEALQRATFDSSSQVGIIFHSMDALESPPTYFRTNSFTSPYQEIVDAYGVARYQEANPAVYTTIIFPFLFAVMFGDWGHGICLLLGALVLIARQSKLSTQRLGSFMEMLFGGRYVLLLMSLFSIYCGLIYNEFFSVPYHIFGPSAYKCRDNSCRDAHTIGLVKYREPYPFGVDPSWRGSRSELPFLNSLKMKMSILLGVVHMNLGILLSYFNARFFGNSLDIRYQFVPQMIFLNCLFGYLSLLIVVKWCTGSQADLYHVMIYMFLSPFDNLGENQLFWGQRPLQVVLLLLAVIAVPWMLFPKPFILKKLHNERFQGRTYGVLNNSEVDLELEPDSARQHHEEFNFSEVFVHQMIHSIEFVLGSVSNTASYLRLWALSLAHSELSTVFYEKVLLLAWGYDNLVIRLVGLAVFAFATAFILLMMETLSAFLHALRLHWVEFQNKFYSGDGYKFKPFSFASLTEDEN